The Spinacia oleracea cultivar Varoflay chromosome 2, BTI_SOV_V1, whole genome shotgun sequence DNA segment CTTGTGCGTATGTATGAATATTTTGTGCCTTCTGTGCACTTATGTTTTTATTGCATCTCAGTTTTATACTAACTTTTCAGGAACATGCTTTATTGTCCAATTGTGGACGGTTACCctagtgttttaggtgatcaccCTAATTTGGGGCGCTAATCTATGCCACTCCTCAGGCAGTCAACCGATTAGTCTTTTGTGACGCCTTCAAAAAAGAGGGTGTCCATATTGAATGATTTCTTTGTTATGTCTTGTTTGCGTTTTCACGTCTTTAATATTGTTGATTAATTTAGGCCACTTCTAAGGCCGTCGTTCAATTAACCGCTCGTGACGCCGCCAAGTCGGAGGTCATCAATGTGGAGGGACTTCTTTGATTGAGTCACTTTCTTGCGTttgttatatgattttgagtgtttCATTCAATGAGTGGCCTTATTGGGCCATAAGTTTATCAGAGTTTGATAGGAGGAATATTATCGTTTTGTAGGCGTGAATTACTGGCTGTTTTGTTGGCTCTTACACAATtgctaggccgttttgtaggctcatATTACATAAAGTATTCTGACTAGTCTATTGACATTCTACTCTTCAGCCACTTTTCTCTATTTTAACTAGGATACCCTCGCCGGCCGTTGGTGGTTCTTCTTCATACTTCCTTTTGCCTTTGGTCCCAGCCAGATCTTTCCTCCATGCTGATGGGTTAAGAGTTGTGAGGTAGCtgtctctttcttgttgttgaTCTCCGTGTATAGTTCCTATTGTCCCATCGTCACACACATACTTCAGAAGCATGAGATGGGTGACAACCACTGCCTTAATCTTGTTCAAGGTGGGGCGTCCCAAAATGACATTGTATGCTGTCAAATCTTTGACGATTAGGAAGTCCACCCCATCTTTCGTCCATGTTTTCGCCCTCCAATTCGAACCGACAAGTTGATGACGCCTACTGGATGTATAATGCTTCCTCCAAAGCCAATGATAGGGTAGTGGATGGTCTTTGTGGTCTTAGGGTCATGATCTAGGCGGCTTAGGAACTCCATGCACATTATATCAGATGATCTTCCTGTATCTATCAAGAAGTGTTTTACTCTCATGTTAGAGATTTTGATCTCGACCACGAGAGGGTAGTCATGTGGGGTGGCTACACGTCCACCGTCTGACTCGCATATTTCTATCCGAGGGAATGGGTCCACTGGTGATTTTCCTGATAACATTACTTGTCCTAGACAGCGAGCATAATCTTTTTGTCCCCTCATGGTGGGCCCACCAGCAGCTGGTTCTCCTGATATGACGGCTAAAAATCCTCCTTCGCTGTGATTTCCTTCTGTATCTGAGACATGTGACTTGTTTTTCTTGTAATGATTTTTTCTAGTGCCGTGAGTGCTTCTTTGCAGGTAGTTCTTTAGGTGCCCCTTGGAGGCTAGGTCGTCCATGGCTCTCTTCAGGCTTCTGCAATCCTTGGTGTCATGCCCTATATATTCGTGGAACTGACAATACAGCTTAGGATCTCGACTCTCAGCAGGAGATTTCATGGGGAAGGGCCGTTCAAGATCCAACCTGGTCCCGACGTCCACTAGGATTGTGAGAAGGTATGTATTGTATTCAAAATATTCTCTTTCTTGTGGGCGTCCTCTCTTCTATCCGGGAGAATTGGTATCATGTTCTTTCGAAAGAGCCCATGTACCATTTACTCGTGGGACTTTCCTGTCTatcttctctttcttctctGAGGAGTCTGTCGCTTCACCATTCTTTCCAACCTTGGACGCACTACATATTTCTGTTGCATGAATAAAGACTTCGGCCTCGTCCAAGACTTCAGCCATAGTCCGGACACTTTTCTTAACTAAGTCAAACTTGAGTGACCCCTTCTTCAATCCTCTAATAAAATTATCGAAAGAGACGCCATTGGGCAGATCTGGGATCTGTCCGACTTCTAGGTTGAAGCGCTTAACATAGCTTCGCAATGACTCGTCCTTTCCTTGTTGAATGCGTCCCAAATAcatgcttgttttccttttttccttgTATGCCATAAACCTGGTGGAGAACAAGGTTTGTAGCTCGTTAAAGGAAGCAATTGATCCTGGGGGCAGTCGTTCAAACCATTTGGACGCcactcactactacaaaacccATAAGTTGTAGACGCTGTTAGCTCGACGCCCAGGTGTAAGCTTTGGGTGGGAAATCAATTCCCGCTTTTTGTCGACGCCTATAGTAGTCGAGGATTTTGTAGACAACATTTGTCGTCGATAGGGCACGTGCCTTGCACGTGTACTCAGTTTAGCAGGAATTTAATAAGAGCCCAAACTTATCCATCGTCCCAAGTGCTCCCTGCCCTCGCAATTCGCAAACTCCTAAAACAGTTTCACCGAAATTATTCTCTCTCTTGCCTCACAGTTCTCTTTCTCTCACGCTTCACAATTGAGAACTGCTAAGATGAAAAGCTCGATGAAAATCTTGAAAAGGTAATAaattttctctcctctcttgttcTTGATTTCTAGGGTTTCCTCATACATGTttctttcatgttttttttttcagatcTTGTTATTAGTTTCTAGGGTTTTCTTTCGATTATTCTGAGAATCAATGTTTTTCTTTCAATTGCAATCCACATCTTTGGAAAGGAATTTTTGGcagaattttgttaattatcttCTTCTATTATCTGTTTATCAtccttgaagtttgaaattatCGTTTGTAATTTTGGAACATGATTATTTAATATTGAATTTGTGGCGTTTCCTATATTTTTTAAGAATTTTGGGGAAGAAATAGTTGGCCAGTAGATTTAATTTACATGAAAATATTCAAAGAGCGAAATTTACAGTTAAATTCTGGAATATGTTGACTAGCATTCCAACTATAAAATCCTTTTATTAATTACTTGCTGAGGGTTGATTAAATCAACTGATGAACTCAATTTTAATAGGAAAATATATATCTTGTAATTTGTTGCAATCTCAAATATATATCTTTTATTAATTACTTGCTGATGGTTGATTAAATCAACTGatgaactcaattttaacagtAACATATGGGCATTATTTGCAGCAATTTGTTGTCTTGAGAATCATGTGAGATTGAACTGAAGCTTTAGTGGAACGCAATTATCTGTCTACTTGTATTTTATCAATGAATATGGGTTCATTTATTGGTTTAATGAAATAAATTGCATAGTTTGACCATattaagcttgaatttttatggaCATTAGCACGACATGATTCCAAATTGGGCAATTATAGTCATATTCTACAGTAATTGAGTTAATTAAGCTGCTTGGGTTTAATAATTGTTTGATATTCTCTGTACGATGTTACTGAAGTTGCAGATATGAGAAGGGTCTCTTCTGTTTCAGTTTTTTCTCTTTGGTTTCAGTTTTTCGGTATGTGTACCGATTTATTCAATTATTATTACTATCTTCtttcagatttttatttttccatCTTTAGGGTTTTTATATGAGGATTTCATGTCTAGGCTTTGGCTACCTGGTTAAGAGAGAAAAGTTGAACTTGTTGAGCTGCTCAGGACGAGGTTCTCTTTACTCGATCCCTTATTCCAGTGTTCTACTGAACTTAGATACTTTGATGATGTTAGCTTGTTAGGTCTTTATTCAagtgctttttttttttatcaaatagTGGTTTTTGCATAAAACTAAATATCACTTGCATTGTGATGTCAGATTTATCTGATTAATATATGTGGTGGTAGATTTCCTTATTGTGAGATTGTCAAATTTACTTGTACTCATCAATTAAACTTCGTATAATCTGGGCAACTCTTGTTTGGTTTCTTATTCCTGATGacttaagctcatgttctattTTAAGAGGGTTGACAAGTTTATGGAGGACATAAATAGCATAAGATGTTTGAGACAGAACATTTACAAATATTCACTACAGTTGGCCTATTTTGTAAGATTTTTGTGTCGTCATATAAAGACCACTGGACAGAATATGCTAAAAGTAGCAGCATATTGTAGGTAATTAAATGCCTGTTTAAGAAGAGTCTAGTGGCAGCTTCAAGTCATCCTTGGTACCTCAACTCTCAGTCAGCAGGCTGATCTAAAATTTTATTTGGCTTAGACAGACAACCAAAGAATAAAATCTCAAGTCAAGAAAAACCACATTAGACATTTTTGTAATTAAAAAACCATCATCAGCTATGTCAATGAGTTAATCACTACGATTGACATCGAGAACCTGAATAGCAAAgctaaaatatataaaagttcAAGGAAAAGACAtaatgaagaagaagaaatgaaaaaacCGATAAGGGGGTGAACATTACAATCTATTCTTAGGAGTATCCAGAGTTTTTATAGTGTTGTTTGTAAGACAAGACTTTCTAAGTTGTCATCAAACTTAAAAACAACTCATGCCAGCATAAGAGGTCAAAAACACACCGAAACACATGAGGTGATGGTGGATAACCGAGAAATTGATTGTAGCTTAGAGGTAGTGGATTCACAGGTATATTCTAGAATGAACATATATTTACACGGTGTAGTAATGGATGTTGTTTCTACAAGAAACTAATTATGGTTTCTTAGctattatttagaaaatatgACTTATTAAGTATCATACTTGTTTATTCTGCACCTTTTATTTAAATCAAAACCACCTAATATGTTGGATGATCTATGTAGCTTGTTTCTTTTCAAAATGGACAAGTGCTACAAATCTGTTAAGTCTCGTCATTTTCCGTCAAAAGCCGAGATTAATTTCTAAGCAAACTGGTGCAGGATTAATGAGATCATTTTGGTATATCGTGCATATGATTAAGTTTATGACAATTGCGTTTCATACTCGGGAATTCTGATGTCATTTTTCTATCGATGTGCTTTTATGGTCAGATGTTGGGATATTTATTACTTAAGGTTATCTAGATATATAATATTCTGATGTCGTGCTTTGCTTCCGTTCAGGTGAGGTGCTTTTTAGTTAGGTGTATCTGTTGTGAACCATTTTGGCTTAGTTCTGTTTCTCATGTACTATTTCTAAGGATCAACTTAGTTCTAATCTCATGCAGGATCTGATCTTCTACCATGAAGTGATGATAATTTTAGTATCTCATCGGAATTTTTGGTATCGTTTCTCTCTTTCATGTCTTTATACTAGGTAATATGCTTCTTGTATTTTTGGTGGTAACTGTGTGATAATATAGTTTTTGCTTGTTGCATTATTTTTTGCAGAAACATGTAGCGATGTTCCCTTGGAATGAATGCACTGAAATTCCGAGTAGCATAAATGAATAACCAAGTCAAGACCTCTGTTTGCATTTGGATCTTGCACAGTTTGTTTTTATCTATCGCAGCGGGTTTGTTGCAATATAAGTTTTATGTCCTATCTCATTAATTTTATGTTCCACTACTTCCAATGTGATTGTGGCTCTGGTTTCCATTGTGCGCTCTATCATGTGCAATGcttttttagttttattatgGTATGGAGTATGCTTTATTAGAATTTTGTTTGAGTTGTAGTTTGTATAACATATTTAATGAAATCATACACTGCTAGCTTAAAAGTCCATCTTCCTCTTTTTTAACTTCTTGTTTGTTTTATCCGTACTAATTACCTTTTACTTTTATTGAAGGTCCAAACTGGTAATGGAGCTCACAGGAGAACAAAAGTAGATCGTAATATTTAAATTGCCTCAACTGTTAAGAAGTTGTATTAGCTTTTTACTTATTAGTTTTGCTTTTATGCTTACTCTACTGTACAAATGGTTGATATGGATAAGTAATACAATATGGATTTTGGTTAGTAACAGGTAGGTATTATAGATTTTAAGTACTTGAGTTAATTTTAATGTTGATGAAGACCAATttttaaaaattcaagtttcattaTTCTTGTTactttaattttagttttataaTCATGATGAATATTGTAGGTTTATGCATATTTGTGCATGTAAATATAGGTGGAAAAAAAGCTAATATAaaaaattttctttttgatGTTATATCGTGCTCATTAAAATTGAAATTTGCCGCCAAGTGCTTTAAGTCGACTTCcaaaagcgtcgagaatttaAGAAGAATAAATTTGAGCATGGCGGCTCAATGATTATCCTGGACGCCATACAAAAAATATCGACGCGTCGAGAATCTCGACGCCAGGCAAATGATCGAGTCGAGTAAAAGCGTCGAGATTTTGGACCACAAAAAGCGTCGAGAAAAATCTAGACTGACTTTTTGACGTCGCTTTCGAAAAGCGTCGAGGCCGATTTTCTCGACGCTTTTTGGCGTCAAAAAAGGCTGAAAAAGCGTCTTTAAACCGCGCGTTTTATAGTAGTGACTGCTATAAGGGTAGCtggaaaatatttgcaccgcgTGGCCTCattggttccttgaacatacatgtggTGACGGTATGCAACTAGGTGCATGTCCGGGTCGGTGGTACCGTCATAAGCTTCAACGGTGGGAGTTTTGACTTTAGGCACTTTCAGGGCGTTCATCATGTCTTCACATAAGGGAGTGCTCATGTGTCTCAACGTCAAGTTATTCAATCCCTGTTGGATATGATAAGTTGTTTCATGGCGGCTTGAGATCATACGAGGATGCATGCTCACTCTGTGGGGTGTCATCTGAGTTTGTCCTCGAGTAGAGGGGTAAAATGGGGGATCTTCCATAACCGGAGTAGATCTAGTGTCTGCTAATTCAGATTCAGTTTCAAAGTGTTCCTGACATCTTGAGGATGGCCGCAGAATGGCTGGTGGGTTCACCCGGGAAGGTGGTTGCGTGGCCTGCTCTCGCCGAGGCAGAAAGGCTTGATGGCCGCGGTCAATCTCCGAGCGTTCTGCCAAAGGACGGGCTCCTCAGCTAGCTTGTGGACGGGAACTTTCTCCTGCTCTCCATACGTTGGATCTGAGTGGCATTCTGTTTATCCGATTGATGCCAAGGCTGAGAGGCCTTTGCGGAGCCGTCCTTTAAGTGCTATAGATCAACATGTTCCTTCGTATTTCATCTTGCAACGTGGTGCTCATCTGCTGTTGGAAAGTTTGATTCATTTGTTGTTGGAATCCTTCCAGGATTTCACGCAGTGATCCCACCGAGACAGGCAGGTCCAAGTTTTCATCTAGCACAGCGTCCCTGACACTGGGGCTTAGATGGGCGCCTGGTGGACGTGCTTCCAGGTCTGGTTCCTCCTCCACAATTACCTCGGCCTCCTGAACTCGGCGCGGCGTGCTTCCAGCGTTTGCGAGTCGGTTTGCTTCCTCTATATGGCGTTGACTCCTTTCCCGGGGCCGTCGCTCCTCTAATTCACCATTATACTCTCCTTCAGATTGCAGTTCGGCCGTGATACTATATCTttccacagacggcgccaaatattgtgggatcttttacggtgatgacgtgtcacgcgttcctcggaggtattaagtatgagctggcacgatcctctggcaacctgcaaaacaataat contains these protein-coding regions:
- the LOC130467349 gene encoding uncharacterized protein; the protein is MAYKEKRKTSMYLGRIQQGKDESLRSYVKRFNLEVGQIPDLPNGVSFDNFIRGLKKGSLKFDLVKKSVRTMAEVLDEAEVFIHATEICSASKVGKNGEATDSSEKKEKIDRKVPRVNVDVGTRLDLERPFPMKSPAESRDPKLYCQFHEYIGHDTKDCRSLKRAMDDLASKGHLKNYLQRSTHGTRKNHYKKNKSHVSDTEGNHSEGGFLAVISGEPAAGGPTMRGQKDYARCLGQVMLSGKSPVDPFPRIEICESDGGRVATPHDYPLVVEIKISNMRVKHFLIDTGRSSDIMCMEFLSRLDHDPKTTKTIHYPIIGFGGSIIHPIKAVVVTHLMLLKYVCDDGTIGTIHGDQQQERDSYLTTLNPSAWRKDLAGTKGKRKYEEEPPTAGEGILVKIEKSG